The following proteins are encoded in a genomic region of Galbibacter sp. BG1:
- a CDS encoding fibronectin type III domain-containing protein, translated as MKFKYFFTLFLTLISVWAVRSQWEDLNPGGGGQIQDVVCDPNIPGRLYLSSDMEGVYRSDDNGESWHYASEGLVHSRAFITTVDPTNSNRIYVGTMYGLSISNNAGQSYFFAPETADNSINAIAIDPFDSNHIIAGAGWKDDYDFWTWGIGRVASSGPGHYFESWDYGASWTEVTYNNITDNYFNIYSIVFDKTSQGTIYIAGDQGLWKTTNAGTNWNLIPGPTQYKCRGIDLSPQGDVIYATYATDNGDYFNVGSGSKIYASRTSSISWNDITSGLTYTSQMWYPEVDDRSTGNTHNLLVAYRNARSGLWQCTIDWNGNSISSYNWENIWNEQDNFDPGWDTWYPNPNVRWAHYSPTTWDKAIWTTGNQTLFSGTPNGTEWHFENKYCEPTNIITPATGEPTYHSKGFASTFTFDGSAYANYAIQSQGDNGIQESWDYGYSWNNHSVREFNRHNHADAVDFAMVDGVPTVVVAAAQGWGGVNLSGHTIMTKKLTNLDPTDTWQARNGNLPNNYNVKALRVSPHNQKSVLMGIYGSGIWWIEDIKDFINGGSAQKIADKDTDNIAGANSIAFHPSNPNIIYVASNIFENSPTTNQKQHLFKGTRSGNSWSWEQINDGIGWGASITAWDYNNKTYLVYSGQEKDPGTGAYDSNMSVQISTDDGATWNTILNKETTLPLKNHSWYDYISDRYKFNYGGVAGIDNQIILGCYHHEFGKPYGAFRGIIESDNSVTWENWTDNIDFPGFTKAQIKNIEGKNYYYGSTAGTGLWRREITPVGGSSITPPSNLQAENSGSGIDLSWSDNSSNESGYRIERGSDGKGFSVLKTVAANTTTYTDEGFCPGKNFNYRVRTVSGSSVSNPSNSVTITSSSPGLPEGSANGLIVEYFDNIDFTNLVATGIEEPINFDWKRIAPNNCMDVDTWSARWTGEVVAPTTGTYTFEATADDAVSVWINGELIIEQTLEDPNDPVSGTVAMTANTKYAIKIEYAEDGWDANLVLKWAANDEALTIVPASALSSNGIAPQDPPASPSSLIAAAFSENQIDLTWNDNSTNENGFSIQQLTDGNWEALATVSANVSSYSATNLEADKSYSFRVRATNSGGNSNWSNVASATTDPLPSDPPNAPSNLTTSTVSSSSISLTWTDNSNDENGFKVERKIGSETFSEVAMVNSNTSSFLDTGLNEETTYYYRVRSYNSNGNSAYTATKSGTTGSGNDNGCPNPNLVLNGEFNNELNNWNFYHNTSGNPMATVVNNANLSGSNAVKVTINSGATGTNDSDIQLFTNTGSLESGKTYQITFQAKATANRSMRVGVLNNVSPWNNYSSDIVNLTATSQTFGPLEFSMSETTSNARLDFFLGGNSNNVFIDNVSIKEKCNGSTNIPVTAVSISGCTSSLTTNNTMDLSANVSPSNASNKNVIWSSSNNSVATVNSSGTVTANAVGSSTITVTTAEGNKTATCKVTVSNDGGSSTAYRYLRLTGLGTVGNAVTIQQIHWMENGNSYPNPKLTWGTKAKATSSTNGQDDFAAFDNTNGGWNIGTSFPEWITIDLGIGNEINPDKIRIKANASDRGFSSFECHGSNDNSNWTLLHSESGLTPADYPSTWGTFPFSGTSSKSTNANAEVLQLNDTDTTFSMYPNPIEAGEVLSINTETNDSFEIAIFNTSGSKILERKFDRKSGTSIEVPLSSTLASGIYFIIYISETKKVTKKIFIK; from the coding sequence ATGAAATTCAAATATTTTTTTACCCTGTTCCTGACGCTAATAAGCGTATGGGCAGTTCGGTCTCAATGGGAAGACCTCAATCCTGGTGGTGGCGGTCAAATTCAAGATGTAGTTTGCGATCCCAATATCCCTGGTAGACTTTACCTTTCATCCGACATGGAAGGTGTTTACAGAAGTGACGATAATGGAGAATCCTGGCATTACGCTTCGGAAGGTTTGGTGCATTCCCGTGCATTTATTACCACAGTAGACCCCACTAATAGTAATCGGATTTACGTGGGAACCATGTACGGATTATCAATATCCAACAATGCCGGGCAAAGCTATTTTTTCGCTCCCGAAACTGCGGATAATTCAATAAATGCTATAGCGATTGATCCTTTTGATTCTAACCACATTATTGCTGGGGCAGGTTGGAAAGACGATTACGATTTTTGGACGTGGGGTATTGGGCGTGTAGCTTCCTCTGGACCAGGACATTATTTTGAATCATGGGATTATGGGGCTTCATGGACCGAAGTCACCTACAATAACATAACAGATAATTATTTCAACATTTATTCTATTGTATTCGATAAAACCTCTCAAGGAACCATTTATATTGCCGGAGACCAAGGTTTATGGAAAACAACGAATGCAGGAACCAATTGGAATTTAATTCCAGGGCCCACCCAGTATAAGTGTAGAGGAATCGATTTATCTCCTCAAGGTGACGTTATTTACGCAACTTATGCCACCGATAATGGTGATTATTTTAACGTAGGATCTGGATCTAAAATATATGCTAGTCGAACCTCTTCCATTTCTTGGAATGATATAACCAGCGGATTAACGTATACGAGCCAAATGTGGTACCCTGAAGTAGATGACCGTTCTACGGGAAACACTCATAATCTGTTAGTGGCCTACAGAAATGCTAGATCAGGATTGTGGCAGTGTACTATTGATTGGAATGGGAATTCCATAAGTTCCTACAACTGGGAAAATATATGGAATGAGCAAGACAATTTCGATCCAGGTTGGGATACTTGGTATCCAAACCCAAATGTGCGATGGGCCCATTACTCCCCTACTACTTGGGATAAAGCCATTTGGACTACAGGTAATCAAACATTGTTTTCTGGAACTCCAAATGGAACAGAATGGCACTTCGAAAACAAATATTGCGAGCCAACAAACATAATTACCCCGGCCACTGGAGAACCTACTTATCACAGTAAAGGTTTTGCCAGCACTTTTACTTTCGACGGTTCCGCATATGCAAATTATGCCATACAAAGTCAAGGAGATAACGGAATTCAAGAAAGTTGGGATTATGGGTATTCCTGGAACAATCATTCCGTACGTGAGTTTAATAGACACAACCACGCAGATGCAGTAGATTTTGCTATGGTCGATGGTGTTCCAACCGTAGTTGTTGCTGCCGCCCAAGGTTGGGGTGGTGTAAATTTGAGCGGGCATACCATAATGACAAAAAAACTGACCAATTTGGATCCTACAGATACATGGCAGGCCAGAAATGGCAATCTACCTAACAATTACAATGTGAAAGCCTTAAGGGTCTCTCCCCACAATCAAAAAAGTGTGCTAATGGGAATTTATGGGAGTGGGATATGGTGGATTGAGGATATTAAGGATTTTATTAATGGAGGAAGCGCTCAAAAGATTGCGGATAAAGATACTGATAATATTGCCGGCGCAAATTCCATTGCCTTTCATCCTTCAAACCCCAATATCATCTACGTAGCTTCCAACATCTTTGAAAACAGTCCGACCACCAATCAAAAACAACATCTATTTAAAGGTACAAGATCTGGAAATTCCTGGTCTTGGGAACAAATAAATGATGGAATAGGCTGGGGTGCCAGTATTACCGCTTGGGATTATAATAATAAAACATACTTGGTATATTCCGGGCAAGAAAAAGATCCTGGAACCGGTGCTTACGATTCGAACATGTCGGTGCAAATTTCTACCGATGATGGAGCTACTTGGAATACCATCCTAAATAAAGAAACTACGCTTCCCCTAAAAAATCACAGTTGGTATGATTACATTTCAGATCGATACAAATTTAATTATGGGGGCGTGGCCGGCATTGACAATCAAATCATACTTGGTTGCTATCATCATGAGTTTGGTAAACCTTATGGGGCATTTAGGGGAATAATTGAAAGTGACAATTCGGTAACATGGGAAAATTGGACCGATAATATAGACTTCCCAGGCTTTACCAAAGCACAAATTAAAAATATAGAAGGTAAAAATTACTATTACGGTTCAACCGCGGGAACAGGACTATGGAGAAGAGAAATTACCCCAGTTGGAGGTTCAAGCATTACCCCTCCCTCTAACCTTCAAGCTGAAAATAGCGGTTCTGGAATCGATTTGTCATGGAGCGATAATTCCAGTAATGAAAGTGGATATAGAATAGAGCGTGGGAGCGATGGAAAAGGATTTTCAGTTTTGAAAACAGTAGCGGCAAATACCACCACCTATACAGATGAAGGATTTTGCCCAGGTAAGAATTTTAATTATCGTGTAAGGACCGTAAGCGGTTCTTCTGTCTCTAATCCGAGTAATTCCGTTACAATCACCAGTTCTTCACCAGGGCTTCCAGAAGGAAGCGCCAATGGTTTAATCGTGGAATATTTTGATAATATTGATTTCACCAACTTAGTTGCCACTGGAATTGAAGAACCAATTAATTTCGATTGGAAACGAATAGCTCCCAACAACTGTATGGATGTAGATACATGGTCTGCACGATGGACTGGGGAAGTGGTTGCCCCGACTACAGGAACTTATACTTTTGAAGCAACTGCAGACGATGCTGTGAGCGTATGGATTAACGGAGAACTTATAATTGAGCAGACTTTGGAAGATCCAAACGACCCAGTTTCTGGAACAGTGGCTATGACTGCAAACACAAAATACGCTATTAAAATAGAGTATGCAGAGGATGGATGGGATGCTAATCTAGTTCTCAAATGGGCTGCCAATGATGAAGCGTTAACTATCGTTCCTGCAAGTGCCTTGAGTTCAAACGGGATAGCTCCGCAAGATCCGCCCGCTTCTCCATCTTCTTTAATTGCTGCAGCATTCAGCGAAAATCAAATTGATCTTACTTGGAATGATAACTCAACCAATGAAAATGGATTTAGCATCCAACAATTAACCGATGGAAACTGGGAAGCTTTAGCAACAGTATCTGCAAATGTCTCGTCCTATAGCGCTACCAATCTGGAAGCAGATAAAAGTTATAGTTTTAGAGTAAGAGCCACTAATAGTGGAGGAAATTCCAATTGGTCGAATGTAGCCTCAGCAACTACAGACCCTCTACCTAGTGATCCGCCAAACGCTCCTAGCAATCTAACTACTTCTACGGTTTCGTCTTCTTCCATATCGTTAACATGGACCGATAATTCCAATGATGAAAACGGTTTTAAAGTCGAAAGAAAAATAGGTAGTGAGACTTTTAGTGAGGTTGCGATGGTGAATTCCAATACTTCCTCTTTTTTAGATACAGGTTTAAATGAAGAAACTACATATTATTACAGAGTAAGATCTTACAATAGTAATGGTAACTCGGCCTATACTGCTACTAAAAGTGGCACTACTGGATCAGGAAATGATAATGGCTGTCCAAATCCAAATTTAGTCCTAAATGGAGAATTCAATAACGAACTGAACAATTGGAACTTCTACCATAATACATCAGGAAACCCTATGGCAACAGTTGTAAACAATGCTAATTTAAGTGGTTCCAATGCCGTAAAAGTCACAATTAACAGTGGTGCGACGGGAACGAATGATTCTGATATTCAGTTATTTACAAATACAGGAAGCTTAGAGAGTGGAAAAACTTACCAAATAACTTTTCAAGCCAAAGCCACAGCGAACAGGTCTATGCGAGTTGGGGTTCTCAATAATGTGAGTCCGTGGAATAATTATTCATCAGATATTGTGAACTTAACAGCCACCTCCCAAACTTTTGGACCGTTAGAATTTAGCATGTCGGAAACCACATCAAACGCAAGACTGGACTTTTTCTTGGGAGGAAATTCGAATAATGTATTTATTGACAACGTTTCCATAAAGGAAAAGTGTAACGGGTCCACCAATATACCAGTAACAGCCGTAAGTATAAGTGGATGCACTTCTTCTTTAACCACAAACAATACTATGGACCTTAGTGCCAATGTAAGTCCATCTAATGCCAGCAACAAAAATGTTATTTGGAGCTCTTCCAACAATAGCGTTGCCACGGTGAATAGTTCTGGAACAGTTACAGCCAATGCTGTTGGGAGCAGTACCATCACCGTTACCACCGCAGAGGGAAACAAAACCGCCACCTGTAAGGTAACCGTTTCCAATGATGGAGGTTCATCTACCGCTTATCGCTATTTAAGGCTTACTGGGTTAGGAACCGTTGGAAATGCTGTAACCATACAGCAAATACATTGGATGGAGAATGGAAATTCATATCCTAATCCTAAACTCACTTGGGGAACCAAAGCTAAAGCTACTTCCAGTACGAATGGACAAGATGATTTTGCAGCTTTCGATAATACAAATGGTGGTTGGAATATAGGAACTTCTTTTCCAGAATGGATTACAATCGACTTAGGGATAGGAAATGAAATAAATCCAGATAAAATTAGGATTAAAGCAAACGCTTCAGATAGAGGTTTTTCTTCTTTTGAGTGCCATGGATCAAACGATAATTCCAATTGGACATTATTGCATAGTGAGAGTGGTCTTACGCCTGCCGATTATCCATCGACTTGGGGAACTTTCCCCTTCAGCGGGACTTCTTCTAAATCGACCAATGCCAATGCTGAAGTTTTGCAGCTAAACGATACAGATACAACATTCAGTATGTATCCCAATCCGATTGAAGCTGGTGAAGTTCTGAGTATTAACACAGAAACAAACGATAGTTTTGAAATTGCTATCTTTAATACCAGCGGAAGCAAAATTTTAGAAAGAAAGTTTGACAGAAAAAGTGGAACTTCTATTGAAGTACCACTTAGCAGTACGCTGGCTTCTGGTATTTATTTTATAATCTATATCTCAGAAACCAAAAAAGTGACAAAAAAGATTTTTATAAAATAA
- a CDS encoding Ig-like domain-containing protein, which translates to MKKKITMLCLLAMVPLIGFSQWQSLNPGAGGQVQDIVCDPNTPNRVFLASDMEGIYESTDNGQTWKEKGYLKQNRVYAIAVTPGNSNKMFVGTLYGLEVSNDGGNNFNLVGASKRFSIGAIGVSPANPNNVIAGVGWRDDNDFASNFGMSQNGNIITYRSTNGGSSWTKVEISGSGNRNVYTIQFDPNNANVAYMGTSQGVFKTTNAGSSWFALGNNPGTNSGVALSPNGQTLYGTFNHDLYVTSTSSINWQSKMSGLNGSAKYWYPEVDPRSTGSSHKVTMAILGDRPGLYEGTFNWSGNSLSNYSWKKIWEGTSGYDTGWDVADPNPRVAHYTPTSWSRAIWSTTNQTIFQATPNGSSSGWGWNWNNKYSVPNNNFSVGGSPTYSSRGTASTYTYDIAVQDNYVLQSMADNGWVESWDGGNSWSNLQMRWKGQQSDAQSAAIGYDNGKYIAITESSPSCYGGYCFGGGRLWMKILNTKSPSDEWNEVADSYKASIVGFPNSGQYRDIAISPAKKDRLFAASNDHGLYLIDDIWAAANGASIMQFIGMSGVRVKKIAPHPTNPDVVFLTSNTGGDQGLFKGVKNGSNWNFSKIYSGSGWDAEVSVWEHNGQVYVFYFADIGGEFKGVLSLNEGNANSWNTVITSATAKSLRTPSWYSAVSEDFRFSSKGGIAGHENQIIVNYYDHRQQQTYGIFKGTISGSNVSWQDWTGDIHFGGATSGIVAKGLDGKTYFYASTAGAGAIRRELSSSGTNPTAPAAPSNLSTNATSSSQINLSWSDNSNNESGFKIERKQGSGSFSQITTVNAGITSYNNTGLNPSTNYTYRVRAYNASGNSSFSNTSSATTNSGGGGGCNNANLIQNGEFNDGTNNWTLYNNTSGSPSASVVTDAGMSGSNAIKINISSSAMGNTDNDIQFFSPTGNLDNGKTYQVTFKAKATGNRSMRLGVLQSASPWNNYLTENINLTTSTQDFGPFEFTMTETSNNSRIDFFVGGNSKDIFIDKIEVKEKCSGSSTVPVISVGISGCNSSVTVGSSFTLTANVNPSNASNKNVSWSSSNNSVATVNSSGTVTANATGSSTITVTTADGNKTATCKVTVTSNGGSTTAYRYLRLTGYGTVQNEVTLQQIHWMVGSSSYPNPKITWNTQSQVTSSNNASSDYAAYDNTNGGWNVGTSYPAWIKIDLGAGNEIAPDEIRLKANADNRGFSSFECHGSNDNSNWTLLHSESGLTPADYPSTWGVFPFSGTSSKSTNATAEVFQLIDSNFSVYPNPLPTDADLYLTATSGASFDLVIYNVNGTQVFHNTYNESTQKPLKIDLKKQLATGVYFIKYISENEEITKKLIIK; encoded by the coding sequence ATGAAAAAGAAAATTACTATGCTCTGTCTCTTAGCAATGGTACCATTAATTGGTTTCTCTCAGTGGCAGTCATTAAACCCTGGAGCTGGGGGTCAGGTTCAGGACATTGTTTGCGATCCAAATACTCCCAACAGGGTATTTTTAGCCTCCGATATGGAAGGAATTTATGAAAGCACCGATAACGGTCAAACTTGGAAAGAAAAAGGATATTTAAAACAAAATAGGGTCTATGCCATAGCCGTTACCCCTGGCAACTCCAACAAAATGTTTGTAGGTACTTTATACGGTCTTGAAGTTTCCAATGATGGAGGAAACAACTTTAACCTAGTAGGTGCATCAAAACGGTTCTCCATCGGGGCCATTGGTGTGAGCCCGGCCAACCCAAATAACGTAATCGCCGGTGTGGGATGGCGAGACGATAACGATTTTGCCAGCAATTTTGGTATGTCGCAAAATGGAAATATCATTACGTATCGATCTACTAACGGAGGTAGTTCATGGACCAAAGTTGAGATTAGTGGATCTGGAAATAGAAATGTTTACACCATTCAATTCGATCCAAACAATGCCAATGTTGCTTATATGGGAACGTCGCAAGGTGTTTTTAAAACCACCAATGCTGGATCCTCATGGTTTGCTTTAGGCAACAACCCTGGCACTAACAGCGGTGTCGCATTGAGTCCGAACGGACAAACCCTCTACGGAACCTTTAATCACGATCTTTATGTTACCAGCACTTCATCCATTAATTGGCAATCTAAAATGTCTGGTTTGAATGGAAGTGCAAAATATTGGTATCCAGAAGTAGATCCTAGGTCTACTGGTTCTTCGCACAAAGTAACTATGGCTATTTTGGGAGATCGTCCGGGTTTATATGAGGGTACATTTAATTGGAGCGGGAATTCGCTTTCCAACTATTCGTGGAAAAAAATATGGGAAGGCACTAGCGGTTACGATACTGGTTGGGATGTCGCTGACCCTAACCCTAGGGTGGCGCATTATACCCCTACAAGTTGGTCTCGCGCTATTTGGTCTACCACCAACCAAACAATTTTTCAAGCAACCCCCAATGGATCTTCCTCGGGCTGGGGTTGGAATTGGAATAACAAATACAGTGTTCCCAATAACAATTTTAGCGTAGGCGGCTCCCCTACCTATTCCAGTAGAGGTACAGCTAGTACTTATACCTACGATATTGCGGTTCAAGACAACTATGTTTTACAATCCATGGCAGACAACGGTTGGGTTGAAAGTTGGGATGGTGGTAATTCTTGGAGTAATTTGCAAATGCGTTGGAAAGGTCAGCAATCCGATGCTCAAAGTGCAGCCATAGGATATGACAATGGAAAATATATTGCAATTACGGAATCTTCTCCTTCTTGCTATGGTGGCTACTGCTTTGGTGGCGGAAGACTTTGGATGAAAATTTTAAACACAAAATCTCCGTCTGACGAGTGGAATGAAGTAGCAGATAGCTATAAGGCATCTATTGTTGGCTTCCCAAATAGCGGTCAATACCGAGATATTGCTATCTCCCCGGCTAAAAAAGACCGTTTATTTGCTGCAAGTAATGATCATGGACTTTATTTAATTGATGATATCTGGGCTGCTGCCAACGGTGCATCGATAATGCAATTTATTGGCATGAGCGGCGTGAGGGTAAAAAAGATTGCTCCACACCCTACCAATCCAGACGTTGTATTTTTAACTTCAAACACCGGAGGTGATCAAGGATTATTTAAAGGTGTAAAAAATGGTTCTAACTGGAATTTCAGTAAAATATACAGCGGATCGGGTTGGGATGCCGAAGTATCTGTTTGGGAACATAACGGGCAAGTATATGTATTCTATTTTGCCGACATTGGAGGTGAATTTAAAGGGGTTCTTTCATTAAATGAAGGCAATGCCAATTCATGGAACACCGTAATTACTTCCGCCACGGCGAAATCCCTAAGAACTCCATCTTGGTATAGTGCAGTTTCTGAAGACTTTAGATTTAGCAGTAAAGGAGGGATAGCCGGACACGAAAATCAGATCATTGTAAATTATTACGATCATAGACAACAACAAACCTACGGTATCTTTAAAGGTACCATTAGTGGTAGCAACGTTTCATGGCAAGATTGGACAGGAGATATTCATTTTGGTGGTGCTACTTCAGGAATTGTTGCAAAAGGACTTGATGGTAAAACATATTTTTATGCTTCGACAGCCGGAGCAGGCGCTATTAGAAGGGAATTGAGCAGTAGTGGCACAAATCCAACTGCTCCTGCTGCACCTAGTAATCTATCTACCAATGCAACGTCTTCCAGTCAAATCAACCTATCGTGGAGTGATAATTCCAATAACGAATCAGGTTTCAAAATTGAGCGTAAACAAGGAAGTGGATCTTTTAGTCAGATTACAACGGTAAATGCCGGTATAACTTCTTACAACAATACTGGCTTAAACCCATCTACGAATTACACCTATAGGGTAAGAGCCTATAACGCCAGTGGTAATTCATCATTTTCCAATACAAGCAGCGCAACCACAAATTCTGGTGGAGGCGGAGGTTGCAACAATGCAAATCTCATACAAAATGGTGAATTTAATGATGGAACCAATAACTGGACGCTGTACAACAATACAAGTGGAAGTCCGTCAGCGAGCGTAGTAACCGATGCTGGAATGTCTGGAAGCAACGCTATAAAAATAAACATTAGTTCTTCTGCCATGGGAAATACTGACAACGATATACAGTTTTTTAGTCCCACAGGAAATCTGGATAATGGCAAGACTTACCAAGTAACTTTTAAAGCAAAAGCTACTGGAAACAGAAGCATGCGTTTAGGTGTGTTACAGAGCGCAAGTCCGTGGAACAATTACTTAACAGAGAACATTAACTTAACAACTTCTACCCAAGATTTTGGACCGTTTGAATTTACAATGACGGAGACTTCCAACAACAGTAGAATCGATTTTTTTGTAGGAGGTAATTCCAAAGATATCTTTATTGATAAAATTGAAGTTAAAGAAAAATGTTCGGGCTCATCAACGGTTCCCGTAATCAGTGTAGGAATTAGTGGATGTAATTCCAGTGTAACGGTAGGGAGTTCATTTACCCTCACGGCCAATGTAAATCCGTCTAACGCCAGCAACAAAAATGTTAGTTGGAGTTCTTCCAACAATAGCGTTGCCACAGTAAATAGTTCTGGAACAGTTACGGCCAATGCTACGGGGAGCAGTACCATTACCGTTACCACCGCAGATGGAAATAAAACAGCTACATGTAAAGTTACAGTAACCAGCAACGGTGGTTCTACTACCGCCTATAGATATTTAAGGTTAACTGGGTATGGTACCGTTCAAAATGAGGTTACATTACAACAAATTCATTGGATGGTTGGCAGTAGCTCTTACCCTAATCCAAAAATTACTTGGAACACTCAGTCTCAAGTAACATCCAGCAACAATGCATCCAGCGATTATGCGGCTTACGATAATACTAATGGGGGCTGGAATGTAGGTACCTCCTACCCTGCTTGGATAAAAATAGATTTAGGTGCTGGCAATGAAATAGCTCCAGATGAAATAAGACTGAAAGCAAACGCAGACAATAGAGGCTTTTCTTCTTTTGAATGCCACGGATCGAACGACAATTCCAATTGGACATTATTACATAGTGAAAGCGGACTTACGCCTGCCGATTATCCATCGACTTGGGGTGTTTTTCCCTTCAGCGGGACTTCTTCTAAATCAACCAATGCCACTGCTGAAGTTTTTCAGCTTATTGACTCTAATTTCAGTGTATACCCAAATCCGTTGCCAACAGATGCAGATTTATACCTGACAGCGACATCGGGCGCTAGTTTCGATTTGGTTATCTATAACGTAAACGGCACCCAGGTTTTTCACAATACTTATAACGAAAGTACGCAGAAACCGTTAAAAATAGATCTAAAAAAACAATTGGCTACCGGAGTTTATTTTATCAAATACATTTCTGAAAATGAAGAAATTACTAAAAAGTTGATTATAAAATAG